The Streptomyces liliiviolaceus sequence GGCGCTGTCCACGGCGAAGTACGGGGTCCAGGCGACGGCCATCTGCCACATCGTGGCCACCGCCGCGATGCCCGCGACCGGCACCCCGTCCGCGTAGGCGATCCGGAACCGGTCCATCAGCGCGGTCGTCCGGAACTGCCACCCCAGCACCGCCCGGTAGAAGTCCTCGGCGGCCTGCTGGTCGCGCGCCGTCAGGCTGACCCAGCACGGGGCTCCCGCGACCGAGTGGCTGGAGACGACGTCGTTGCGGACTCTTGCGTCGCTGTTCATGGCAGTACCGTTCCTGAGTCGTGCCGAGGGGGGTGGGCGGCACCCGGCAGCGTCGAGAGCGCAGGCCGGGCCGTGGTGCCGTCTTCCTCAGCATCCCCCGCCCGCGCCTCCTTCGCCCGGAGGTGGGTGGGGTCCCACGCCCCGAGTACCCGGCGCCCGGGCCCGAAACAGACGGGCGCCCAGGGCCGCTCAATCGTGCGCCGGCCTGTCGCGCAGCCGGTGGTCGGCCAGGTTCAGCGCCTCGTCGACGACCCGCCGCAGATGCCCGTCCCGCAGCGAATAGATCACCCGGCGGCCCTCCTTGCGTGTGTTGACGAGACCCGCGAGCCGCAGCCTCGCCAGGTGCTGGCTGACCGCCGGGCGGGCGGCCCCGCACCGCTCCGTGAGGGTCGTGACGTCCGCCTCGTCCTCGGCCAGGGCGTGCAGCAGGACGAGACGGGTGCGATCGCCCAGGAGGGCGAAGAGTTCGGCGGCGAGGGCGAACTGTTCCTCGCCGGGCGTGCGCGGATGCTCATCGTGCGCAGGTGACAGGTGCATGCGTGCGCTCATACGCACATAATGGCTCGGTGGGGCGGTCAGGTCCACCTGGTCGGGTCCACCTCGTTCATGGACATCCCGGAAAGGGGATCAGGTGAGCACCGAGCACGGGCACGAACACGGGCATGAACACGGGCCTCGGCGTAAGCACGGGCACCGGCTGCGGCACCGGCTGCGGCACCGGCTGACCCACCTCCTCACCCCGCACTCCCACGCCACCACCGACAAGGTCGACTCCGCCCTGGAGTCCTCGGCCCGCGGTATCCGTACGCTCTGGATCTCGCTGGCCGTCCTCGGTGCGACCGCCGCGGCCCAGGCGGTCGTCGTCGCCCTCTCCGGCTCGGTGGCGCTGCTCGGCGACACCGTGCACAACGCGGGGGACGCGCTCACCGCCGTACCGCTCGGCATCGCGTTCGTCCTGGGCCGGCGGGCGGCCGACCGCCGGTTCACCTACGGCTACGGCCGGGCCGAGGACCTGGCGGGACTCGTGATCGTGCTGACGATCGCGGCCTCCGCGGTCTTCGCGGGCTGGACGGCGATCGACCGGCTGCTCGACCCTCGCCCCGTCGAGCATCTGCCGGTGGTCGCCGCCGCGGCCGTCATCGGTTTCGTGGGCAACGAGTGGGTGGCCCGCTACCGCATCCGCGTCGGCCGCGAGATCGGCTCGGCCGCGCTGGTCGCGGACGGACTCCACGCCCGGACGGACGGCTTCACCTCGCTCGCCGTGCTGCTGGGCGCGGGCGGCGCGGCGATCGGCTGGCAACTCGCGGACCCGGTGGTCGGGTTGGCGATCACGGCGGCCCTGCTGCTGGTGCTGCGGGACGCCGCGCGCGAGGTGTTCCGCCGGGTCATGGACGCGGTCGACCCGGCCCTGATCGACACGGCCGAGCGGGCGCTGGCGGACGTACCGGGTGTACACGGGGTCGGCGAGCTGCGGCTGCGCTGGATCGGCCACCGGCTGCGCGCCGAGGTGGCCGTGGTCGTCGACGGGGAGTCGAGCGTCCGGGCGGCCCACCGGGTGGCGGTCGCGGCCGAACACGCCCTGCTGCACGCCGTACCGGGTCTCACCGCGGCCTTGGTGCACGCCGACCCGTCACCCGCGCCGGGCGAGTCGGACCCCCACCTTGTGCTGGCCCATCACGCGGCGGGACCCGTCTGAGCGGTCAGGCGCTCCCGAGTCCCTCCAGGACGACGGCGTTCGGCAGCTCGGCGAACGCCTTCCCGGGCACGAGCAGCTTTCCGCGCCGCCGGCCGCTGCCCACCAGCACGTACGGCAGGTCGACGACGGCCGAGTCCACCAACACCGGCCAGTGGGCGGGCAGTCCGAGCGGGGTGATGCCGCCGTACTCCATGCCCGTCTCGCCGGTCGCCGTGTCCATCGCCGCGAACGACGCCTTGCGCGCGCCGAGTTGCCGCCGCACGACGCCGTTCACGTCGACGCGGGTGGCGGACAGCACCACGCACGCGGCGAGCGTGGTCTCCCCGCCGCGCTTGCCCGCGACGACCACGCAGTTCGCGGACCGGTCGAGGAGTTCCGGGCCGTAGTGCTCAAGAAAGGTGGCGGTGTCGGCCCACTCCGGCTCCGTGTCGACGTACACGATCTGCTCGGCGGGGACGCTGCCGCGCCAGTCGCGTACGGCGTCGGCGACCGGGCGGGTCAGCACGTCGAGGCGTTCGGTGGCGGGCGTGGCGTCGTCGAAGTGTCCGATGGGTGCGCGCATGACGGCACGCTAACAGCCGCGCGGACGGCCCCCGCGGCGGGCTTGGGGGCCTGGGCGCGGGCCGTCGAACTCAGTGCACGCCGGGGACCGACACCGCCATGACCATCTCCGCGGGTACGTCGCCCGCGTTGGCGTACGTGTGGGGGGTGTTGGCCTCGAAGGAGGCGCTCGAACCGGCCGGGACGCGGTACTCCGTGCCGTCGACGGTGAGCGCCAGCTCGCCCTTCGTGACGTGGATGAGTTCGACCGTGCCCATGGGGTGCGGGTCCGAGGGGCTGCCCTCGCCCGGCATCAGCCGCCAGTCCCACATCTCCAGGGGGCCGGGGGCCTCGGTGCCCGCGAGGAGGCGGTTGTAGCTGCCGGCGTCCGTGTGCCAGAGGCGTACGGCCTGTTCCGCCGGGACGATCCGGACCTTCGGGCCCTGCTCGTAGTCGAGCAGGGTGGTGATGCTGATGCCGAGCGCGTCGCCGATCTTGACGACGGTGCCGAGGCTGGGGTTGGTGCGGGCCTGCTCGATCTGGATGAGCATGCCGCGGCTGACCCCGGCGCGGGCGGCGAGGGCGTCGAGGGTGAAGCCGCGCTCGGTGCGCCAGCGCTTGACGTTGCGCGCCAGTGACTGGGTCAGGAGGTCGAGGTCCGACACATTCCGTCCAATATTCTGAATGACAGAGTCTAATGAACTGAACTACGGTGGGGTGCACCGGATTGTTCACCGAACTGTACTGCGAGGTACTTGATGACAGCACTGTTCGCCCTGGCCACCAGCGTCCTGTGGGGGCTGGCCGACTTCGGCGGCGGTCTG is a genomic window containing:
- a CDS encoding ArsR/SmtB family transcription factor, with the protein product MSARMHLSPAHDEHPRTPGEEQFALAAELFALLGDRTRLVLLHALAEDEADVTTLTERCGAARPAVSQHLARLRLAGLVNTRKEGRRVIYSLRDGHLRRVVDEALNLADHRLRDRPAHD
- a CDS encoding cation diffusion facilitator family transporter, with translation MSTEHGHEHGHEHGPRRKHGHRLRHRLRHRLTHLLTPHSHATTDKVDSALESSARGIRTLWISLAVLGATAAAQAVVVALSGSVALLGDTVHNAGDALTAVPLGIAFVLGRRAADRRFTYGYGRAEDLAGLVIVLTIAASAVFAGWTAIDRLLDPRPVEHLPVVAAAAVIGFVGNEWVARYRIRVGREIGSAALVADGLHARTDGFTSLAVLLGAGGAAIGWQLADPVVGLAITAALLLVLRDAAREVFRRVMDAVDPALIDTAERALADVPGVHGVGELRLRWIGHRLRAEVAVVVDGESSVRAAHRVAVAAEHALLHAVPGLTAALVHADPSPAPGESDPHLVLAHHAAGPV
- a CDS encoding YbaK/EbsC family protein, whose amino-acid sequence is MRAPIGHFDDATPATERLDVLTRPVADAVRDWRGSVPAEQIVYVDTEPEWADTATFLEHYGPELLDRSANCVVVAGKRGGETTLAACVVLSATRVDVNGVVRRQLGARKASFAAMDTATGETGMEYGGITPLGLPAHWPVLVDSAVVDLPYVLVGSGRRRGKLLVPGKAFAELPNAVVLEGLGSA
- a CDS encoding helix-turn-helix domain-containing protein, with the translated sequence MSDLDLLTQSLARNVKRWRTERGFTLDALAARAGVSRGMLIQIEQARTNPSLGTVVKIGDALGISITTLLDYEQGPKVRIVPAEQAVRLWHTDAGSYNRLLAGTEAPGPLEMWDWRLMPGEGSPSDPHPMGTVELIHVTKGELALTVDGTEYRVPAGSSASFEANTPHTYANAGDVPAEMVMAVSVPGVH